A stretch of Treponema vincentii F0403 DNA encodes these proteins:
- a CDS encoding BMP family ABC transporter substrate-binding protein, with product MKKIMCVGLFVLLSMSMFAFGAKESSGSKEPSIALIINGNLGDKSFHDSANNGMKMIANDLHCKTKVVEVGYDDSKWEPALRDLCDEKHDVIFCGTWQMQALVSKITKDYPNQKIIVYDTTMDYASDSAGLFKNTYSMEYKQNEGSFLAGVLAAEMTKGKTIGFIGGMDNTVILDFLVGFIQGAKTVAPDIKIISSFVGNFSDSAKAKELALTQYQMGADIIFVCASNAGEGALQAAKEKNKFIIGVDSDQAMLYKQTDPVLSKLIISSMLKRVDKSMYLAMKEIQDNTLVWGTRVALGINEGCVGLADNEVYQSQVPAAIRKQISDYETQIKNGKITVKTAFGMTPADITAYIDSARP from the coding sequence ATGAAAAAGATTATGTGCGTCGGTCTATTTGTACTGTTAAGCATGTCTATGTTTGCTTTCGGTGCAAAAGAGAGCAGCGGTTCAAAGGAACCGAGCATTGCGTTGATCATCAACGGAAACCTTGGAGACAAGTCTTTCCACGATTCTGCAAACAACGGTATGAAGATGATCGCAAACGACTTGCATTGCAAAACCAAGGTAGTCGAAGTCGGTTATGACGATTCCAAATGGGAACCTGCATTACGCGATTTGTGCGATGAAAAACATGACGTTATTTTCTGCGGAACGTGGCAAATGCAGGCGCTTGTATCAAAGATAACAAAGGATTATCCGAATCAAAAAATCATTGTCTACGATACGACAATGGATTATGCTTCCGATTCGGCAGGTTTATTCAAGAACACCTATTCGATGGAATACAAGCAAAATGAAGGTTCCTTCCTTGCAGGTGTACTTGCTGCCGAAATGACCAAGGGAAAAACAATCGGTTTTATCGGCGGTATGGATAATACGGTTATCCTTGATTTCTTAGTCGGTTTTATACAAGGTGCAAAAACAGTCGCTCCCGACATCAAGATTATTTCTTCTTTCGTCGGAAATTTCAGCGACTCGGCAAAGGCAAAAGAGCTTGCGTTGACGCAGTACCAAATGGGTGCGGACATTATATTCGTTTGCGCATCGAATGCCGGTGAAGGAGCCCTGCAGGCCGCAAAAGAGAAGAATAAATTTATTATCGGTGTGGACAGCGATCAAGCGATGTTGTACAAGCAAACCGATCCCGTTTTATCAAAGCTCATTATCTCTTCCATGCTGAAACGGGTTGACAAATCCATGTATCTTGCAATGAAAGAAATTCAAGACAATACATTGGTATGGGGAACACGCGTGGCATTGGGAATAAACGAGGGATGCGTCGGTCTCGCCGATAACGAAGTGTATCAGTCTCAGGTGCCTGCCGCAATTCGTAAGCAGATTAGCGATTACGAAACGCAAATTAAAAACGGGAAAATTACCGTTAAAACTGCGTTCGGTATGACTCCTGCCGACATAACGGCATATATCGATTCTGCCCGTCCATAA
- a CDS encoding hemerythrin domain-containing protein, translating into MDMDLYITKHRVMQDYLRQLTNLVNGTIDKANAPLIAELINKTTGVLNMHLASEDHFVYPKLLESSDEKIRSITRSYMNEMTGIADSYLAFHKKFNTPSKILANIDEFKRTFKKVRDALLLRIDREEKELYTLTV; encoded by the coding sequence ATGGACATGGATTTATACATAACAAAGCATCGGGTCATGCAAGATTACCTTCGCCAGCTAACCAACCTTGTAAACGGTACTATAGACAAGGCAAATGCTCCATTAATTGCAGAGCTTATTAATAAAACAACGGGTGTATTGAATATGCACCTTGCCTCCGAGGATCATTTTGTTTATCCGAAATTATTGGAGAGCAGCGATGAGAAAATTCGATCGATTACCCGATCATATATGAATGAAATGACCGGCATAGCGGATTCGTATCTCGCCTTTCATAAAAAATTCAACACGCCGTCAAAAATACTTGCGAATATCGATGAATTTAAGCGGACTTTCAAAAAAGTTCGGGATGCACTTTTGCTGCGCATAGATCGCGAAGAAAAAGAACTGTATACGCTTACTGTTTAA
- a CDS encoding TOBE domain-containing protein has translation MKLSARNQFPGTVTKVAEGAVNGIVTIDVNGTPVPATISMNSIKELGLVPGKKAYAVIKATEVMVGRGEHLPLSARNQFPGKILGVEKGAVNSIVRISALGGCTISATISNNAVEDLALKEGENALAVIKATSVMVGID, from the coding sequence ATGAAACTAAGCGCAAGAAATCAATTCCCCGGTACCGTGACTAAGGTAGCCGAGGGAGCCGTTAACGGTATTGTTACTATCGATGTGAACGGAACGCCCGTGCCCGCGACCATTTCTATGAACTCCATTAAGGAGCTGGGACTGGTGCCGGGCAAAAAAGCTTATGCCGTCATCAAAGCTACGGAGGTTATGGTCGGCCGCGGAGAGCATCTGCCTTTGAGCGCCCGCAACCAATTTCCCGGCAAGATACTGGGAGTGGAAAAGGGAGCTGTAAACTCAATTGTGCGTATAAGCGCGCTGGGCGGCTGCACCATCTCCGCAACCATTTCCAACAACGCCGTAGAGGATCTTGCTTTGAAAGAGGGCGAGAACGCTCTGGCTGTTATCAAGGCTACATCCGTTATGGTCGGTATCGATTGA
- a CDS encoding iron chelate uptake ABC transporter family permease subunit, translating to MVLPENFCRDAAEGEKEERFLREYEQSKRKGLIAFITVIVLLACVFVASFCIGRFSITPIRVLQSIGNGIKNGIGELSKWGTTEDTVVWLVRMPRICAAILVGSALAVAGATYQGLFRNPMVSPDILGASAGASVGADDFEL from the coding sequence ATGGTGCTGCCGGAAAACTTTTGCCGTGATGCGGCGGAAGGGGAAAAAGAGGAGCGCTTCCTTCGAGAATACGAACAATCCAAAAGAAAAGGACTCATCGCCTTTATCACGGTGATTGTGCTGTTAGCTTGTGTATTCGTCGCATCGTTTTGTATAGGACGCTTCTCGATTACTCCTATACGTGTGTTACAAAGTATTGGAAACGGCATTAAAAACGGTATAGGCGAACTCTCTAAATGGGGAACGACGGAGGACACGGTTGTGTGGTTGGTGCGGATGCCCCGTATCTGTGCGGCCATTCTGGTAGGTTCTGCTTTGGCGGTAGCCGGCGCTACATATCAGGGATTATTCCGCAACCCGATGGTTTCTCCCGATATTTTAGGGGCATCGGCCGGGGCAAGTGTGGGCGCAGATGATTTTGAATTATGA
- a CDS encoding DUF3298 and DUF4163 domain-containing protein: MKNLHPALRISSTFGLILMLCCLPFAVYAKDKKDNGKDKKQGISYEADIDYPVFEKEQLLNAQVSDIVQKNLEAFNNEFFSAEAPAYPQAFEFDMDSSSVYEDANHISFLLNVYQFTGGAHGTTSLIPVTYSKQTKKLLSLEEAVQPTRKDWLSALSTEARKQLNDQVKKQTFVSDEDWINKGTEPSKENFSVFKLEKNAVRIIFSQYQVGPYSSGMPEIVVPRSLFK; the protein is encoded by the coding sequence ATGAAAAATCTTCACCCCGCTTTACGTATTAGTTCAACATTCGGTTTGATTTTGATGTTGTGCTGTCTTCCCTTTGCCGTCTATGCGAAGGATAAGAAGGATAACGGTAAAGACAAGAAACAGGGAATAAGCTATGAGGCCGATATCGACTATCCGGTTTTTGAAAAAGAACAGCTCCTTAATGCGCAGGTTTCGGATATCGTGCAAAAGAACCTCGAAGCTTTTAATAATGAATTCTTTTCTGCGGAAGCTCCCGCCTATCCGCAAGCTTTTGAATTTGATATGGACAGCAGCTCGGTATACGAGGATGCTAATCACATCAGTTTTCTATTGAATGTCTATCAATTTACCGGTGGTGCGCATGGGACTACCTCCCTTATCCCGGTTACATACAGCAAGCAGACAAAAAAACTGCTTTCGTTGGAAGAAGCCGTGCAGCCTACCCGGAAAGATTGGCTTTCCGCACTTTCAACCGAGGCGCGCAAGCAGTTAAATGATCAGGTAAAAAAACAAACTTTCGTTTCCGACGAGGATTGGATCAATAAAGGAACGGAACCGTCAAAGGAAAATTTTTCGGTGTTTAAGCTGGAAAAAAATGCTGTTCGTATTATCTTCAGTCAATATCAAGTCGGGCCGTATTCTTCCGGTATGCCGGAAATCGTTGTACCCCGTTCGTTGTTTAAATAA
- the aroC gene encoding chorismate synthase: protein MSGNTFGIIFRVTTFGESHGAAIGVVVDGCPAGIPLTSEDFTAAFNAAKPSGVFETARREPNTPEILSGVFEGTTLGTPIAVLLHNTDARPHDYDTLKDIYRPGHADFAYEAKYLRRDWRGGGRASGREAAARIAAGVIAKKVLALYTRVPITIEAAAIEIAGLPCKPVSASDELPVEISAKLTAIKQVGDSAGAIVQCTVRNVPAGLGEPVFDKLEAELAKAVLSIGSVKGIAFGAGFQLARMSGSEANALDKNHHGGIAGGISDGKDIVFQAVIKPVPSIAQGQLMENSSGERITYVITGRHDVCLYRRVMPVIEAMTAIVLADMLLRQRAGSSLL, encoded by the coding sequence ATGTCTGGAAATACATTCGGAATAATCTTTAGAGTTACCACATTCGGCGAAAGCCACGGAGCCGCAATCGGCGTTGTTGTTGACGGGTGCCCCGCCGGTATTCCGCTGACTTCCGAAGATTTTACCGCCGCGTTTAATGCGGCGAAGCCTTCGGGTGTTTTTGAAACCGCGCGGCGCGAACCGAATACTCCCGAAATCCTATCCGGTGTATTTGAAGGCACAACGCTTGGAACACCGATTGCGGTGCTGCTGCACAACACGGACGCGCGTCCGCATGACTACGACACGCTGAAAGACATATACAGACCCGGTCATGCGGATTTTGCCTACGAGGCAAAATATCTCCGCCGCGACTGGCGCGGCGGAGGACGCGCGTCGGGGCGCGAAGCCGCGGCACGGATTGCCGCAGGGGTTATCGCCAAAAAAGTGCTGGCTTTGTATACGAGGGTCCCGATTACAATCGAAGCTGCTGCAATAGAAATCGCAGGACTTCCTTGCAAACCGGTTTCCGCATCCGATGAGCTTCCGGTGGAAATCAGCGCTAAACTGACAGCAATTAAGCAGGTAGGAGATTCCGCCGGAGCCATCGTGCAGTGCACGGTACGGAATGTCCCCGCCGGCCTCGGCGAGCCGGTCTTTGACAAGCTTGAAGCGGAACTTGCTAAAGCTGTGCTTTCTATCGGCAGTGTTAAAGGCATTGCATTCGGAGCAGGTTTTCAGCTTGCACGTATGTCCGGTTCGGAAGCAAATGCTCTCGATAAAAATCATCACGGGGGGATTGCCGGCGGCATCTCCGACGGAAAAGACATTGTGTTTCAGGCGGTTATAAAACCCGTCCCTTCAATCGCTCAAGGACAGCTGATGGAAAACTCCTCCGGGGAACGTATAACATACGTAATCACGGGGCGGCATGATGTCTGCCTTTACCGGCGGGTTATGCCTGTCATCGAAGCGATGACGGCAATCGTACTTGCGGATATGCTGTTGCGGCAAAGAGCAGGCAGCAGCTTGCTATAA
- a CDS encoding YicC/YloC family endoribonuclease, translating into MKSMTSYAYLDGTVNGTDISCELKSYNSRYLDLNINIPSTMTQLEPFLRKYFSKQIIRGKVDFYLRLKKVHSEQPILPNIPLAQAYYKSIADIARALGMESQITLDLILRQEGVLQIDKDFDEELWQKALVPILDELIGKFNSCRIEEGKALYADIRKMLSVLSDSVTEIERHAAKMEELFSAMLKKKFSELMEHEPDHQRVMQEVAVLLVKYTINEEIIRAKAHIAALEKEITLNETPGRRIDSLCQEINREINTIGSKNQLTEIGQAVISAKDALENIREQAHNIE; encoded by the coding sequence ATGAAAAGTATGACAAGCTATGCCTATCTTGACGGCACGGTAAACGGCACCGATATTTCTTGCGAGCTTAAAAGCTATAACTCCCGATATTTGGATCTCAATATCAATATTCCGTCTACAATGACTCAGCTTGAACCTTTTTTGCGTAAGTATTTTTCCAAGCAAATCATACGGGGAAAAGTCGATTTTTATCTGCGTTTAAAGAAGGTGCACAGCGAGCAACCCATTCTACCCAATATCCCCCTTGCGCAGGCGTATTATAAATCCATTGCCGATATTGCCCGTGCGCTGGGCATGGAAAGTCAAATTACGCTCGATCTGATTTTGCGGCAGGAAGGTGTGCTGCAAATCGATAAAGATTTTGATGAAGAGCTTTGGCAAAAAGCCCTTGTGCCTATCCTTGATGAACTGATCGGAAAATTCAACAGCTGCAGAATTGAAGAAGGAAAAGCTTTATACGCCGATATACGAAAAATGCTTTCCGTCCTTTCAGATTCGGTTACCGAGATTGAACGGCACGCAGCTAAAATGGAAGAACTTTTTTCTGCAATGCTGAAAAAGAAATTTTCCGAACTTATGGAACATGAACCCGATCATCAGCGCGTTATGCAGGAAGTTGCGGTGCTGCTCGTCAAGTATACGATTAATGAAGAAATTATACGGGCAAAAGCTCATATTGCCGCTTTAGAAAAAGAAATTACCCTGAACGAAACGCCCGGGCGGAGGATTGATTCCCTGTGTCAGGAAATCAATCGGGAAATCAACACCATCGGCTCTAAAAATCAGCTGACGGAGATTGGGCAGGCGGTGATCTCCGCTAAGGATGCGCTGGAAAACATCCGTGAGCAAGCGCACAATATCGAATGA
- a CDS encoding A/G-specific adenine glycosylase — MNTLEAVPTPDYADFQKAILDYYAAHGRSFPWRTTNDPYSILVSEFMLQQTQTERVVEKYNRWMEVFPTVQDLAAASLVQVLEQWVGLGYNRRARFLHQCAQTIASEYGGIVPDSPEALRTLSGIGPYTAAAISTFAYNKPNAFIETNIRAVFIFFFFKDRSGISDKEIFPHIEASLYTKNPRLWYYALMDYGAELKKKTVNPNRKSRHYTKQSKFEGSVRQARGAVIRTLTAHNNQEYAELYGNTQTEKLLFDKALDGLIREGFVAEEGGRYSISK; from the coding sequence ATGAATACCCTTGAAGCAGTACCTACCCCCGATTATGCCGATTTTCAAAAAGCAATTTTAGATTACTATGCTGCACACGGACGTTCTTTTCCGTGGCGCACGACAAACGACCCGTATTCAATTCTTGTCTCCGAATTTATGCTGCAGCAAACGCAGACCGAACGGGTCGTTGAAAAATACAACCGATGGATGGAGGTGTTCCCTACCGTCCAAGACCTCGCGGCAGCTTCCCTTGTGCAAGTCCTCGAACAATGGGTAGGACTTGGGTACAACCGCCGTGCGCGCTTTTTACATCAGTGTGCACAAACCATTGCGAGCGAATACGGCGGAATTGTTCCCGATTCTCCCGAAGCGCTTCGAACGCTTTCGGGGATCGGTCCCTACACGGCTGCCGCTATTTCGACATTTGCTTACAATAAGCCCAATGCATTTATCGAAACGAATATCCGCGCGGTGTTTATCTTTTTCTTTTTTAAAGACAGAAGCGGTATCAGCGATAAAGAAATATTCCCGCATATCGAAGCGTCTTTGTATACGAAAAATCCGCGGCTTTGGTACTACGCGCTTATGGATTACGGTGCGGAATTAAAAAAGAAAACCGTCAATCCAAATAGGAAAAGCAGGCACTATACTAAGCAATCCAAGTTTGAAGGGTCGGTCAGGCAAGCGCGCGGCGCGGTAATCAGAACCCTTACGGCGCACAACAACCAAGAATATGCGGAACTGTACGGCAACACTCAAACGGAAAAGCTGTTATTCGATAAGGCGCTCGACGGTTTAATCCGCGAAGGCTTTGTTGCCGAAGAAGGCGGCAGGTATTCAATTAGCAAGTAA
- the murC gene encoding UDP-N-acetylmuramate--L-alanine ligase — MIVTRLPENLSGYHIHMIGIKGTGMAALAELLVSRGAKLTGSDVSDEFYTDALLRKLHIPVSSPFDPSNIPASTQLIIYSTAYTPDKNSELHAAAEQNIPRMSYPEALGAFSAHSYSAGIAGVHGKTTTTGIAGTLLKDLNLSVSVLAGSAVSNFGGGCTVINGSKYFVAETCEYKRNFLFFHPQKIVLTSVESDHQDYYPQYEDILTAFLQYIDRLPQFNELIYCSDDAGAREAAKLTFSSRPDLVLTPYGKTAYGDYGIKTLGIKDGQSVFSLHGFDGEFRIGIPGEHSVLNAAAAVALVIGLIKQERKEVTAADLASIRNSLASFKGAKRRSEILGEVNGILFMDDYGHHPTAIYKTLKGIHEFYPNRRIIADFMSHTYSRTAALLPEFADAFSYADTVILHKIYASAREKYNGSINGKTLYEQMKKRHKKVHYFEEIMDAKDFVEKELRPNDLFITVGAGDNWKLGRAVYNDLLEKAHV; from the coding sequence ATGATTGTAACACGTTTACCTGAAAACCTTTCCGGCTATCATATACACATGATCGGTATTAAAGGAACCGGTATGGCAGCCTTGGCGGAACTGCTCGTTTCGCGGGGGGCAAAGCTGACCGGCAGCGATGTCAGCGATGAATTTTATACCGATGCGCTGCTGCGCAAGCTGCACATACCGGTCAGCAGTCCGTTTGACCCTTCAAATATTCCCGCTTCAACTCAGCTTATCATATATTCAACGGCGTATACGCCCGACAAAAACTCTGAGCTGCACGCTGCTGCGGAGCAAAACATTCCGCGCATGAGCTATCCCGAAGCGTTAGGCGCTTTTTCCGCGCACAGTTATTCGGCGGGTATTGCAGGTGTCCACGGCAAAACGACAACTACCGGTATCGCGGGAACGCTGTTAAAGGATTTAAACTTGAGCGTTTCCGTATTGGCGGGCAGCGCTGTGTCCAACTTTGGCGGTGGGTGTACGGTGATCAACGGTTCAAAATATTTTGTCGCCGAAACCTGCGAATATAAACGCAACTTTTTGTTCTTTCATCCTCAAAAAATAGTCCTTACCAGCGTAGAAAGCGATCATCAAGATTACTATCCTCAATATGAAGATATATTGACCGCTTTTTTACAATACATCGACCGCCTGCCTCAATTTAACGAACTGATCTATTGTTCCGACGATGCAGGAGCGCGGGAGGCGGCAAAGCTCACCTTTTCTTCCCGTCCCGACCTTGTCTTAACACCCTACGGGAAAACGGCGTACGGCGATTACGGCATTAAAACCCTCGGTATCAAGGACGGGCAATCCGTGTTTTCCCTGCATGGCTTTGACGGGGAATTCCGTATCGGCATTCCCGGAGAGCATAGCGTGCTCAATGCCGCCGCCGCGGTTGCACTTGTAATCGGACTTATCAAACAGGAGCGGAAAGAAGTTACCGCCGCCGATCTTGCCTCAATCAGAAACAGCCTTGCTTCGTTTAAGGGAGCAAAACGGCGCAGCGAAATTTTAGGAGAAGTAAACGGAATCCTTTTTATGGATGATTACGGACATCACCCGACTGCAATTTATAAAACACTCAAAGGTATCCACGAGTTTTATCCCAACCGGCGCATCATCGCGGACTTTATGTCGCACACCTATTCGCGCACTGCAGCGCTGCTTCCCGAATTTGCCGACGCTTTTTCTTATGCCGATACGGTTATCCTGCACAAGATATATGCCTCCGCACGGGAAAAATACAACGGTTCGATAAACGGTAAGACTTTGTACGAACAAATGAAAAAGCGGCACAAAAAAGTTCATTACTTTGAAGAAATTATGGATGCGAAGGACTTCGTAGAAAAAGAATTGCGTCCAAACGATTTGTTTATCACCGTCGGTGCGGGCGACAATTGGAAGCTCGGCCGTGCCGTTTATAACGACTTACTCGAAAAGGCACACGTATGA
- the cmk gene encoding (d)CMP kinase — MKNNYVIPAKKKLRIAISGASGCGNTTVSTLLADALGIRCINYTFRNLAKELGIPLKKVIEQAKTDFSFDRIVDNRQVEQAMKSSCVLGSRLAIWMLKEADLKVYLYASAEVRAERIFKREGGSLEHIKEFTAMRDSDDTRRYKELYNIDNTDYAFADMLIDTEHYTPDLIVGLIIDELLKRSLIVKKSYEYP, encoded by the coding sequence ATGAAAAACAACTACGTTATTCCTGCAAAGAAAAAACTGCGTATTGCAATTTCAGGCGCCTCCGGCTGCGGCAATACGACGGTTTCAACCTTGCTGGCAGATGCATTGGGTATCCGATGCATCAATTATACCTTTAGGAATCTCGCAAAAGAATTGGGCATTCCGTTAAAAAAAGTAATTGAACAAGCTAAGACCGATTTCAGCTTTGACCGTATTGTCGATAACCGCCAAGTAGAGCAGGCGATGAAATCTTCCTGCGTACTCGGTTCCCGTCTTGCAATTTGGATGCTGAAGGAGGCCGATTTAAAAGTGTATCTCTATGCCTCCGCAGAAGTACGCGCCGAACGCATCTTTAAGCGGGAAGGCGGCAGCCTTGAACATATCAAGGAGTTTACCGCAATGCGGGACAGCGACGACACCCGCCGGTATAAAGAGCTGTATAATATCGACAATACCGATTATGCCTTTGCCGATATGCTGATCGATACGGAGCATTATACCCCCGATCTGATTGTCGGCCTTATTATAGACGAGCTTTTAAAGCGGTCGCTCATTGTCAAAAAATCTTATGAATACCCTTGA
- a CDS encoding metallophosphoesterase family protein: MKIVVTADIHANMEALNAVLDSVNGQYDGFISLGDMVGYGPDPEACIQRVKGLKKHIRPCILLTGNHEEGLLKRLPSDWFGENARRSLKKTAQLISWKSRFFLAGLRPLYFLSEKTLLVHGSPLEPVTEYLHGGQETAVSLRYLCAEGFKLCFCGHTHQAAVYYIDRGCYDALYPEPEQTVTLDKDCCIINPGSVGFPRVLDAVAGRAAELADKTHFPAYFALWDTTARTITFKAVYYDVRPTNEKISQRLGTALL, from the coding sequence ATGAAAATAGTGGTAACGGCAGATATCCATGCAAACATGGAAGCGCTCAACGCTGTGCTGGATTCCGTCAATGGACAGTACGACGGCTTTATCTCGCTTGGCGATATGGTCGGCTACGGCCCCGATCCCGAAGCCTGCATTCAGCGAGTAAAAGGATTGAAAAAACATATCCGTCCGTGTATTCTTCTGACAGGTAATCACGAAGAAGGATTGCTTAAAAGGCTTCCGTCCGACTGGTTCGGCGAGAACGCCCGCCGCTCTCTAAAAAAAACTGCACAGCTTATTTCATGGAAAAGCCGATTCTTTTTGGCAGGCTTGCGTCCTCTCTATTTTTTATCCGAAAAGACACTGCTTGTACACGGCTCTCCGTTGGAACCCGTCACCGAATATCTGCACGGCGGGCAAGAAACAGCCGTATCGCTCCGGTACCTGTGTGCAGAAGGTTTTAAACTCTGCTTTTGCGGACACACGCACCAAGCTGCTGTCTACTACATCGATCGGGGATGCTACGATGCATTATACCCCGAACCGGAGCAAACGGTAACACTCGATAAAGATTGCTGTATCATCAATCCGGGCAGCGTCGGCTTTCCGCGCGTATTAGACGCAGTAGCGGGCAGGGCGGCGGAGCTTGCCGATAAAACGCATTTCCCTGCATATTTCGCACTGTGGGATACTACAGCCCGCACAATCACCTTTAAAGCGGTATATTATGATGTCCGCCCTACCAATGAAAAAATAAGCCAACGGCTGGGAACTGCTTTATTGTAA
- a CDS encoding ADP-ribosylglycohydrolase family protein, with amino-acid sequence MKAWEYIYDLTKNAVPVVLSDEEQTWEASNAAEKQVDGQLRLYWASHVPGSHAPESVVIAAVQSMEALGCDVTAAEQLIPEGLSALKQNDMKALQRITARIFNILFLCPSDTSSDYWKSKLYQSFNEYEQAVVFPEVTTAVLPHNILYDKTKAAWLGRLCGGGLGTALEGYTTTQLQKKFGEIRTYVRNPNTYNDDITYEIAFLEACCKAQGMPTSADIADQWLELIPCGWSAEQVALDNLRRGMYPPESGTFRNPYREWIGAQMRGAVCGQVAPLNPQKAALLAWRDAEISHHGNGILGEVFNAVLLSLAYGEDPIRICLEKAVSCIPKDSEYASVLHFALGQCMKKNDFYTAWAACEEKYKRYNWIHAYPNAAAEVVALYFGKDNFNDVMHYIAMCGQDVDCNAAQLGAALGAKLGTKGIEERWTDPFGDEIVTYLRGNKTVSLQELINKTIAVVKQLEDV; translated from the coding sequence ATGAAAGCGTGGGAATATATTTACGATTTAACAAAAAATGCCGTTCCGGTTGTGTTATCGGATGAGGAGCAAACATGGGAGGCGTCAAATGCTGCCGAAAAGCAGGTTGACGGCCAGCTCCGTCTATACTGGGCAAGTCATGTTCCCGGATCCCATGCCCCTGAAAGCGTTGTAATAGCGGCGGTTCAATCTATGGAAGCTTTAGGCTGCGATGTAACTGCGGCGGAGCAGCTGATACCGGAAGGGCTTTCCGCACTCAAGCAAAATGATATGAAGGCGCTGCAACGGATTACCGCCCGCATATTTAATATCCTGTTTCTGTGCCCGAGCGATACTTCGAGTGACTATTGGAAAAGTAAACTGTATCAAAGCTTCAACGAATACGAACAAGCGGTTGTCTTTCCCGAAGTAACGACGGCGGTATTGCCGCATAACATACTGTATGACAAAACAAAAGCCGCATGGCTCGGCCGTTTATGCGGCGGCGGTTTGGGAACGGCGCTTGAAGGCTATACGACGACACAGCTGCAAAAAAAATTCGGCGAAATCCGCACCTATGTGCGTAACCCGAATACTTACAACGACGATATAACATACGAAATTGCATTTCTGGAGGCGTGCTGCAAAGCACAGGGAATGCCGACAAGTGCCGATATTGCCGACCAATGGCTGGAGTTAATCCCTTGCGGATGGTCGGCCGAACAGGTTGCATTGGATAATTTACGCAGAGGAATGTACCCTCCGGAAAGCGGAACGTTTAGGAATCCCTACCGTGAATGGATAGGAGCGCAGATGCGGGGAGCCGTATGCGGTCAGGTAGCTCCGCTAAACCCGCAGAAGGCAGCATTGCTTGCATGGCGTGATGCGGAAATTTCACATCACGGGAACGGAATCCTCGGAGAGGTGTTTAATGCCGTACTGCTCAGTCTTGCATACGGGGAAGATCCCATACGGATATGTTTGGAAAAAGCCGTTTCCTGTATCCCTAAGGATTCGGAATATGCCTCCGTGCTTCATTTTGCATTAGGGCAATGCATGAAGAAAAACGATTTTTATACGGCATGGGCTGCCTGTGAAGAAAAATATAAACGGTATAATTGGATTCACGCATATCCGAATGCGGCGGCGGAAGTAGTTGCGTTGTATTTCGGCAAGGATAATTTTAACGATGTGATGCATTATATTGCAATGTGCGGTCAAGATGTCGATTGCAATGCAGCACAACTGGGGGCTGCACTCGGAGCAAAATTGGGCACAAAGGGAATTGAAGAACGCTGGACTGATCCTTTCGGCGATGAAATTGTAACCTATTTACGAGGAAATAAAACGGTAAGTTTGCAAGAGCTTATCAACAAGACCATAGCGGTCGTAAAACAATTGGAGGATGTATGA